One Poecilia reticulata strain Guanapo linkage group LG4, Guppy_female_1.0+MT, whole genome shotgun sequence genomic window carries:
- the mbd3b gene encoding methyl-CpG-binding domain protein 3b isoform X1, with translation MEKKRWDCSALPKGWKMEEVTRKSGLSAGKSDVYYFSRGEEQDEDQRQDRGEAGRLYSLCPSGKKFRSKPQLARYLGNQMDLSSFDFRTGKMLMSKLNKNRQRLRYDNNNQNKGKPDLNTSLPVRQTASIFKQPVTKVTNHPNNKVKTDPQKAVDQPRQLFWEKKLSGLNAYDIAEELVKTMELPKGLQGVGPGCTDKTLLSAIASALHTSAAPITGQLSAAVEKNPGVWLNTAQPLCKAFIVTDEDIRKQEELVYSVRKRLEEALMADMLAHVEEAASEGEPPKDEGNGSEDMETV, from the exons ATGGAGAAGAAAAGGTGGGATTGCTCTGCTCTCCCCAAAGGCTGGAAAATGGAAGAAGTGACCAGAAAGTCGGGTTTGTCAGCTGGGAAAAGCGATGTCTATTATTTTAG CAGAGGAGAAGAGCAAGATGAGGATCAGAGGCAAGACAGGGGGGAGGCGGGTCGGTTGTATAGCTTGTG TCCATCTGGGAAGAAGTTTAGGAGCAAGCCTCAGCTGGCCCGTTACCTCGGTAACCAGATGGACCTCAGCTCCTTTGATTTTCGCACGGGGAAGATGCTGATGAGCAAACTGAACAAGAACCGCCAGAGACTGAGATACGACAACAACAACCAGAACAAG GGCAAACCTGACTTAAACACGTCGCTGCCGGTAAGACAGACGGCCTCCATTTTCAAGCAGCCTGTTACAAAGGTTACCAACCATCCCAACAACAAAGTGAAGACGGATCCTCAGAAAGCCGTCGATCAGCCCCGACAG cTTTTCTGGGAGAAAAAGCTCAGTGGTCTTAACGCGTATGACATCGCAGAGGAGCTGGTGAAGACGATGGAGCTGCCTAAAGGCCTGCAGG GTGTCGGGCCGGGCTGCACGGACAAAACGCTCCTGTCGGCCATAGCGAGTGCCCTGCACACGAGCGCCGCTCCGATCACGGGCCAGCTGTCTGCGGCGGTGGAGAAGAACCCAGGCGTGTGGCTGAACACCGCCCAGCCGCTCTGCAAGGCCTTTATAGTCACAGACGAGGACATCCG GAAACAGGAGGAGCTGGTGTACAGCGTCAGGAAGAGGCTGGAGGAGGCGCTGATGGCCGACATGCTGGCCCACGTCGAGGAGGCCGCCAGCGAGGGGGAGCCCCCGAAGGACGAGGGCAATGGCAGCGAAGACATGGAGACCGTATAG
- the mbd3b gene encoding methyl-CpG-binding domain protein 3b isoform X2: protein MEKKRWDCSALPKGWKMEEVTRKSGLSAGKSDVYYFRGEEQDEDQRQDRGEAGRLYSLCPSGKKFRSKPQLARYLGNQMDLSSFDFRTGKMLMSKLNKNRQRLRYDNNNQNKGKPDLNTSLPVRQTASIFKQPVTKVTNHPNNKVKTDPQKAVDQPRQLFWEKKLSGLNAYDIAEELVKTMELPKGLQGVGPGCTDKTLLSAIASALHTSAAPITGQLSAAVEKNPGVWLNTAQPLCKAFIVTDEDIRKQEELVYSVRKRLEEALMADMLAHVEEAASEGEPPKDEGNGSEDMETV, encoded by the exons ATGGAGAAGAAAAGGTGGGATTGCTCTGCTCTCCCCAAAGGCTGGAAAATGGAAGAAGTGACCAGAAAGTCGGGTTTGTCAGCTGGGAAAAGCGATGTCTATTATTTTAG AGGAGAAGAGCAAGATGAGGATCAGAGGCAAGACAGGGGGGAGGCGGGTCGGTTGTATAGCTTGTG TCCATCTGGGAAGAAGTTTAGGAGCAAGCCTCAGCTGGCCCGTTACCTCGGTAACCAGATGGACCTCAGCTCCTTTGATTTTCGCACGGGGAAGATGCTGATGAGCAAACTGAACAAGAACCGCCAGAGACTGAGATACGACAACAACAACCAGAACAAG GGCAAACCTGACTTAAACACGTCGCTGCCGGTAAGACAGACGGCCTCCATTTTCAAGCAGCCTGTTACAAAGGTTACCAACCATCCCAACAACAAAGTGAAGACGGATCCTCAGAAAGCCGTCGATCAGCCCCGACAG cTTTTCTGGGAGAAAAAGCTCAGTGGTCTTAACGCGTATGACATCGCAGAGGAGCTGGTGAAGACGATGGAGCTGCCTAAAGGCCTGCAGG GTGTCGGGCCGGGCTGCACGGACAAAACGCTCCTGTCGGCCATAGCGAGTGCCCTGCACACGAGCGCCGCTCCGATCACGGGCCAGCTGTCTGCGGCGGTGGAGAAGAACCCAGGCGTGTGGCTGAACACCGCCCAGCCGCTCTGCAAGGCCTTTATAGTCACAGACGAGGACATCCG GAAACAGGAGGAGCTGGTGTACAGCGTCAGGAAGAGGCTGGAGGAGGCGCTGATGGCCGACATGCTGGCCCACGTCGAGGAGGCCGCCAGCGAGGGGGAGCCCCCGAAGGACGAGGGCAATGGCAGCGAAGACATGGAGACCGTATAG
- the mbd3b gene encoding methyl-CpG-binding domain protein 3b isoform X3, with amino-acid sequence MEKKRWDCSALPKGWKMEEVTRKSGLSAGKSDVYYFSPSGKKFRSKPQLARYLGNQMDLSSFDFRTGKMLMSKLNKNRQRLRYDNNNQNKGKPDLNTSLPVRQTASIFKQPVTKVTNHPNNKVKTDPQKAVDQPRQLFWEKKLSGLNAYDIAEELVKTMELPKGLQGVGPGCTDKTLLSAIASALHTSAAPITGQLSAAVEKNPGVWLNTAQPLCKAFIVTDEDIRKQEELVYSVRKRLEEALMADMLAHVEEAASEGEPPKDEGNGSEDMETV; translated from the exons ATGGAGAAGAAAAGGTGGGATTGCTCTGCTCTCCCCAAAGGCTGGAAAATGGAAGAAGTGACCAGAAAGTCGGGTTTGTCAGCTGGGAAAAGCGATGTCTATTATTTTAG TCCATCTGGGAAGAAGTTTAGGAGCAAGCCTCAGCTGGCCCGTTACCTCGGTAACCAGATGGACCTCAGCTCCTTTGATTTTCGCACGGGGAAGATGCTGATGAGCAAACTGAACAAGAACCGCCAGAGACTGAGATACGACAACAACAACCAGAACAAG GGCAAACCTGACTTAAACACGTCGCTGCCGGTAAGACAGACGGCCTCCATTTTCAAGCAGCCTGTTACAAAGGTTACCAACCATCCCAACAACAAAGTGAAGACGGATCCTCAGAAAGCCGTCGATCAGCCCCGACAG cTTTTCTGGGAGAAAAAGCTCAGTGGTCTTAACGCGTATGACATCGCAGAGGAGCTGGTGAAGACGATGGAGCTGCCTAAAGGCCTGCAGG GTGTCGGGCCGGGCTGCACGGACAAAACGCTCCTGTCGGCCATAGCGAGTGCCCTGCACACGAGCGCCGCTCCGATCACGGGCCAGCTGTCTGCGGCGGTGGAGAAGAACCCAGGCGTGTGGCTGAACACCGCCCAGCCGCTCTGCAAGGCCTTTATAGTCACAGACGAGGACATCCG GAAACAGGAGGAGCTGGTGTACAGCGTCAGGAAGAGGCTGGAGGAGGCGCTGATGGCCGACATGCTGGCCCACGTCGAGGAGGCCGCCAGCGAGGGGGAGCCCCCGAAGGACGAGGGCAATGGCAGCGAAGACATGGAGACCGTATAG
- the mbd3b gene encoding methyl-CpG-binding domain protein 3b isoform X5, whose protein sequence is MDKNEGEEQDEDQRQDRGEAGRLYSLCPSGKKFRSKPQLARYLGNQMDLSSFDFRTGKMLMSKLNKNRQRLRYDNNNQNKGKPDLNTSLPVRQTASIFKQPVTKVTNHPNNKVKTDPQKAVDQPRQLFWEKKLSGLNAYDIAEELVKTMELPKGLQGVGPGCTDKTLLSAIASALHTSAAPITGQLSAAVEKNPGVWLNTAQPLCKAFIVTDEDIRKQEELVYSVRKRLEEALMADMLAHVEEAASEGEPPKDEGNGSEDMETV, encoded by the exons ATGGATAAAAACGA AGGAGAAGAGCAAGATGAGGATCAGAGGCAAGACAGGGGGGAGGCGGGTCGGTTGTATAGCTTGTG TCCATCTGGGAAGAAGTTTAGGAGCAAGCCTCAGCTGGCCCGTTACCTCGGTAACCAGATGGACCTCAGCTCCTTTGATTTTCGCACGGGGAAGATGCTGATGAGCAAACTGAACAAGAACCGCCAGAGACTGAGATACGACAACAACAACCAGAACAAG GGCAAACCTGACTTAAACACGTCGCTGCCGGTAAGACAGACGGCCTCCATTTTCAAGCAGCCTGTTACAAAGGTTACCAACCATCCCAACAACAAAGTGAAGACGGATCCTCAGAAAGCCGTCGATCAGCCCCGACAG cTTTTCTGGGAGAAAAAGCTCAGTGGTCTTAACGCGTATGACATCGCAGAGGAGCTGGTGAAGACGATGGAGCTGCCTAAAGGCCTGCAGG GTGTCGGGCCGGGCTGCACGGACAAAACGCTCCTGTCGGCCATAGCGAGTGCCCTGCACACGAGCGCCGCTCCGATCACGGGCCAGCTGTCTGCGGCGGTGGAGAAGAACCCAGGCGTGTGGCTGAACACCGCCCAGCCGCTCTGCAAGGCCTTTATAGTCACAGACGAGGACATCCG GAAACAGGAGGAGCTGGTGTACAGCGTCAGGAAGAGGCTGGAGGAGGCGCTGATGGCCGACATGCTGGCCCACGTCGAGGAGGCCGCCAGCGAGGGGGAGCCCCCGAAGGACGAGGGCAATGGCAGCGAAGACATGGAGACCGTATAG
- the mbd3b gene encoding methyl-CpG-binding domain protein 3b isoform X4 produces the protein MDKNDRGEEQDEDQRQDRGEAGRLYSLCPSGKKFRSKPQLARYLGNQMDLSSFDFRTGKMLMSKLNKNRQRLRYDNNNQNKGKPDLNTSLPVRQTASIFKQPVTKVTNHPNNKVKTDPQKAVDQPRQLFWEKKLSGLNAYDIAEELVKTMELPKGLQGVGPGCTDKTLLSAIASALHTSAAPITGQLSAAVEKNPGVWLNTAQPLCKAFIVTDEDIRKQEELVYSVRKRLEEALMADMLAHVEEAASEGEPPKDEGNGSEDMETV, from the exons ATGGATAAAAACGA CAGAGGAGAAGAGCAAGATGAGGATCAGAGGCAAGACAGGGGGGAGGCGGGTCGGTTGTATAGCTTGTG TCCATCTGGGAAGAAGTTTAGGAGCAAGCCTCAGCTGGCCCGTTACCTCGGTAACCAGATGGACCTCAGCTCCTTTGATTTTCGCACGGGGAAGATGCTGATGAGCAAACTGAACAAGAACCGCCAGAGACTGAGATACGACAACAACAACCAGAACAAG GGCAAACCTGACTTAAACACGTCGCTGCCGGTAAGACAGACGGCCTCCATTTTCAAGCAGCCTGTTACAAAGGTTACCAACCATCCCAACAACAAAGTGAAGACGGATCCTCAGAAAGCCGTCGATCAGCCCCGACAG cTTTTCTGGGAGAAAAAGCTCAGTGGTCTTAACGCGTATGACATCGCAGAGGAGCTGGTGAAGACGATGGAGCTGCCTAAAGGCCTGCAGG GTGTCGGGCCGGGCTGCACGGACAAAACGCTCCTGTCGGCCATAGCGAGTGCCCTGCACACGAGCGCCGCTCCGATCACGGGCCAGCTGTCTGCGGCGGTGGAGAAGAACCCAGGCGTGTGGCTGAACACCGCCCAGCCGCTCTGCAAGGCCTTTATAGTCACAGACGAGGACATCCG GAAACAGGAGGAGCTGGTGTACAGCGTCAGGAAGAGGCTGGAGGAGGCGCTGATGGCCGACATGCTGGCCCACGTCGAGGAGGCCGCCAGCGAGGGGGAGCCCCCGAAGGACGAGGGCAATGGCAGCGAAGACATGGAGACCGTATAG
- the mbd3b gene encoding methyl-CpG-binding domain protein 3b isoform X6, which yields MDKNDPSGKKFRSKPQLARYLGNQMDLSSFDFRTGKMLMSKLNKNRQRLRYDNNNQNKGKPDLNTSLPVRQTASIFKQPVTKVTNHPNNKVKTDPQKAVDQPRQLFWEKKLSGLNAYDIAEELVKTMELPKGLQGVGPGCTDKTLLSAIASALHTSAAPITGQLSAAVEKNPGVWLNTAQPLCKAFIVTDEDIRKQEELVYSVRKRLEEALMADMLAHVEEAASEGEPPKDEGNGSEDMETV from the exons ATGGATAAAAACGA TCCATCTGGGAAGAAGTTTAGGAGCAAGCCTCAGCTGGCCCGTTACCTCGGTAACCAGATGGACCTCAGCTCCTTTGATTTTCGCACGGGGAAGATGCTGATGAGCAAACTGAACAAGAACCGCCAGAGACTGAGATACGACAACAACAACCAGAACAAG GGCAAACCTGACTTAAACACGTCGCTGCCGGTAAGACAGACGGCCTCCATTTTCAAGCAGCCTGTTACAAAGGTTACCAACCATCCCAACAACAAAGTGAAGACGGATCCTCAGAAAGCCGTCGATCAGCCCCGACAG cTTTTCTGGGAGAAAAAGCTCAGTGGTCTTAACGCGTATGACATCGCAGAGGAGCTGGTGAAGACGATGGAGCTGCCTAAAGGCCTGCAGG GTGTCGGGCCGGGCTGCACGGACAAAACGCTCCTGTCGGCCATAGCGAGTGCCCTGCACACGAGCGCCGCTCCGATCACGGGCCAGCTGTCTGCGGCGGTGGAGAAGAACCCAGGCGTGTGGCTGAACACCGCCCAGCCGCTCTGCAAGGCCTTTATAGTCACAGACGAGGACATCCG GAAACAGGAGGAGCTGGTGTACAGCGTCAGGAAGAGGCTGGAGGAGGCGCTGATGGCCGACATGCTGGCCCACGTCGAGGAGGCCGCCAGCGAGGGGGAGCCCCCGAAGGACGAGGGCAATGGCAGCGAAGACATGGAGACCGTATAG
- the LOC103463653 gene encoding cytochrome b-c1 complex subunit 10-like, which translates to MIQKILNKFVGAKYVSILKTWVPNMVAWGTVGGVAVIHFTDWRLILDYVPYINGKFKKND; encoded by the exons ATGATTcagaaaatactaaataaatttgTTGGTGCCAAATATGTCTCAATTCTGAAGACATG GGTACCAAATATGGTTGCCTGGGGAACAGTTGGCGGCGTGGCGGTCATTCACTTCACCGACTGGCGGTTAATTCTGGACTATGTGCCATACATTAATGGGAAGTTTAAGAAGAACGATTAA